Proteins from a genomic interval of Halomonas alkaliantarctica:
- a CDS encoding bifunctional DedA family/phosphatase PAP2 family protein has translation MPIADMLQSLTPSPPLIICVVLVIALVESLALVGLLVPGVVLITTAASLAGHQDIDLAWLIGAAFIGAVLGDGISYSLGFKHREQVTHRWPLSQHPEWLGRGARFFERYGIWSVFIGRFVGPVRPIIPLVAGMMRMPPRTFIWANVTSAALWAPTYILPGYLLGRTWQHHLDIPPGLENALLILAAIIVVLAVIFSWGRHQATRHGRLYRAIAGSIRRVPLLRRPWLAMSQTGDVPLASLLLLVIALGSLSGWTLLVITHHGPLEMDLFIQQLSSQLQSDLSYLMGNIFARIGDTLGIIALTLPWAAWMLVSKRWEALLHWCGAFTGVALLNIVGKGVFGRARPDTPDYLTGSFSYPSAHTSTAVVLVGLTAAFLAAEMPRQKRFWLYWIALALALPMALSRLVVGVHWFSDLVGGALLGLVVCALTLLHWQQQPRAPMRPCPWLLLSVASLVLISARVGFLPPV, from the coding sequence GTGCCGATAGCCGATATGCTCCAATCATTAACGCCATCGCCGCCGCTAATCATCTGCGTGGTGTTAGTGATTGCATTAGTAGAATCACTTGCCCTAGTGGGGTTACTGGTACCCGGAGTGGTTTTAATCACTACCGCTGCTTCCCTTGCGGGGCACCAGGATATTGACCTGGCTTGGCTAATTGGTGCCGCTTTTATAGGCGCTGTTTTAGGTGATGGGATCAGTTACTCCCTGGGCTTTAAGCATCGAGAGCAGGTTACACACAGATGGCCCCTGTCCCAGCACCCTGAATGGTTAGGTCGCGGGGCACGATTCTTTGAGCGCTATGGGATATGGTCGGTGTTTATCGGTCGGTTTGTTGGCCCAGTGCGGCCCATTATTCCGCTGGTAGCAGGCATGATGCGGATGCCACCGCGAACTTTTATTTGGGCCAACGTAACCTCTGCGGCGCTGTGGGCACCTACCTATATACTGCCAGGCTACTTGCTGGGGCGCACCTGGCAGCACCATTTGGATATACCGCCGGGATTAGAGAATGCCTTACTCATACTCGCGGCGATTATTGTCGTGCTCGCCGTGATTTTCTCGTGGGGTCGGCACCAGGCGACAAGGCATGGCCGACTTTACCGGGCAATTGCCGGAAGCATTCGCCGCGTGCCGCTACTACGTAGGCCGTGGCTAGCGATGAGCCAAACCGGAGATGTTCCATTGGCTTCACTACTGCTGCTGGTAATAGCGCTGGGGAGTCTGTCTGGCTGGACATTGCTGGTTATCACCCACCATGGCCCGCTGGAAATGGATCTATTCATTCAGCAACTGTCCTCCCAGTTGCAAAGTGATCTTTCTTACCTCATGGGTAATATTTTTGCGCGAATCGGCGACACCCTGGGCATTATCGCTTTAACACTGCCTTGGGCGGCGTGGATGTTGGTGAGTAAGAGATGGGAGGCTTTGCTGCACTGGTGTGGTGCCTTTACTGGCGTTGCCTTGCTAAACATTGTGGGCAAAGGAGTATTTGGGCGCGCTCGTCCAGATACACCTGATTACCTGACTGGCTCGTTTTCCTACCCCAGTGCCCATACGTCAACGGCCGTGGTACTCGTGGGCCTTACAGCGGCGTTCCTTGCGGCCGAAATGCCCCGCCAAAAACGCTTTTGGCTGTACTGGATAGCATTAGCGCTTGCGTTGCCCATGGCGCTATCAAGACTGGTGGTGGGTGTACACTGGTTCAGTGATCTGGTGGGAGGTGCGCTACTCGGCTTGGTCGTCTGCGCCCTCACGCTGCTGCACTGGCAGCAGCAGCCCCGCGCTCCTATGCGCCCCTGCCCGTGGCTTCTACTCAGTGTGGCATCGCTGGTGCTTATCAGCGCCCGCGTCGGCTTCTTGCCGCCGGTTTAG
- the mltB gene encoding lytic murein transglycosylase B produces MNKVQGKTSSYVLAALICCAAPVVFADQPSPESQAAVPQHFAPQQNADTQALMEELVEQGLPQVWLEEALGQADYTQSVLDAMKGAAERRLKWHEYRAIFLTPQRIKEGAEFIDAHADALARAESTYGVPAEVIAAIIGVETYYGRHKGQHRVLDSLATLAFHHPTRGDFFRGELAAFLRIAYEQQVDPAELRGSYAGAMGYPQFIPTSYQAYAVDFDDDGRRDLWENPVDAIGSVANYFAEHNWQPGADIYHQASGPDVLPVDLLQELSFNQTSPPMVSIAQLASNGLEPSEPLDGDLLVVPLALEFADGETRYRLGEYNFYVITRYNHSHLYAMAVAELAEAIAELHEDEA; encoded by the coding sequence ATGAACAAGGTTCAAGGGAAGACGAGCAGCTATGTGTTGGCCGCGCTGATTTGCTGTGCAGCGCCTGTGGTGTTTGCCGATCAGCCTTCACCGGAATCTCAAGCCGCTGTTCCTCAGCACTTTGCGCCTCAGCAGAATGCAGACACCCAAGCGCTAATGGAAGAACTGGTGGAACAAGGGCTGCCCCAAGTATGGCTGGAAGAAGCGCTAGGGCAGGCGGATTACACCCAGAGCGTGTTAGACGCGATGAAAGGAGCCGCAGAACGACGCCTTAAGTGGCATGAGTACCGGGCTATTTTTCTGACCCCGCAGCGTATTAAAGAGGGCGCGGAATTTATCGACGCCCATGCCGACGCTTTAGCACGAGCTGAAAGCACATACGGCGTACCCGCCGAGGTTATTGCCGCCATTATTGGCGTTGAAACCTATTATGGTCGCCATAAAGGCCAGCACCGCGTTCTGGATTCACTGGCTACGCTGGCGTTTCACCACCCGACAAGGGGCGACTTCTTTCGCGGTGAACTAGCGGCCTTTTTACGGATCGCCTACGAGCAACAGGTCGATCCTGCCGAACTACGTGGCTCCTATGCGGGAGCCATGGGTTATCCGCAGTTTATACCCACCAGTTATCAAGCCTATGCCGTGGATTTTGATGACGACGGGCGTCGTGATCTTTGGGAAAATCCGGTCGATGCGATTGGCAGCGTCGCTAACTACTTTGCAGAACATAATTGGCAGCCGGGAGCTGATATTTACCATCAGGCCAGTGGACCCGACGTACTGCCGGTAGATCTACTGCAGGAACTCTCATTTAATCAAACGTCACCTCCCATGGTGAGCATTGCTCAGCTGGCCTCGAATGGGCTTGAACCCAGCGAACCGTTAGATGGTGATTTATTGGTTGTACCGCTGGCGCTTGAATTTGCCGATGGGGAAACCCGTTATCGATTAGGCGAGTATAATTTTTATGTGATCACTCGCTACAACCATAGCCACCTCTATGCCATGGCCGTAGCCGAGTTGGCAGAAGCGATTGCTGAACTGCATGAGGATGAGGCATGA
- the rodA gene encoding rod shape-determining protein RodA, whose translation MPLHYIARSMRGHPVRPPESGIARRKSIWERIHIDPWLLGLLLLLMGSGLIVLYSASGQSIDVVISQGVRFAIALVGMVIIAQFSPSTFLRWAPLAYGVGVAMLVAVDVVGDVGMGAKRWLVIPGVIRFQPSEMMKLAAPLMVAAYLNRCELPPRLRDIVVCAVIIGVPVVLTAIQPDLGTSLLVSSAALIVVLLAGLSWRLIGFIAALGAAGVPLLWMNMHNYQRQRVLTFLNPESDPLGAGWNIIQSTTAIGSGGLWGKGWLQGTQSQLEFLPERHTDFIIAVLGEEFGLVGMLVLLCLYLLIVSRGLWMASAAQDTFGRLVAGSIILTFFIYVFVNMGMVSGILPVVGVPLPLVSFGGTSSVTLLAGFGILMSIHAHRRLLSR comes from the coding sequence ATGCCCTTGCATTATATAGCCCGTTCGATGCGTGGCCACCCCGTGCGTCCGCCCGAAAGTGGCATCGCCAGGCGCAAAAGTATTTGGGAGCGGATTCATATCGACCCCTGGCTGCTTGGCTTGCTGTTACTGCTGATGGGGAGTGGTTTAATCGTTCTTTACAGCGCTTCCGGGCAATCCATTGATGTGGTGATTTCCCAGGGCGTGCGCTTTGCTATTGCGCTGGTAGGAATGGTGATTATTGCCCAATTTTCGCCGTCTACTTTTTTACGCTGGGCGCCGCTCGCCTACGGCGTCGGTGTCGCCATGCTAGTTGCCGTTGATGTGGTGGGCGATGTGGGGATGGGGGCTAAGCGTTGGCTAGTGATTCCTGGGGTGATTCGTTTTCAACCTTCGGAAATGATGAAGCTCGCTGCTCCGTTAATGGTGGCTGCCTATCTTAATCGTTGCGAACTGCCGCCTCGGCTGCGTGATATTGTTGTGTGTGCGGTCATTATTGGCGTGCCTGTCGTGCTAACAGCGATCCAGCCAGATTTAGGAACCTCACTGCTGGTGTCCAGTGCAGCCCTGATTGTGGTGCTGCTGGCAGGCTTGTCGTGGCGTTTGATCGGATTTATTGCAGCGCTTGGAGCCGCGGGGGTGCCCCTGCTCTGGATGAATATGCATAACTACCAGCGCCAACGGGTATTGACGTTTCTTAACCCTGAAAGCGACCCATTGGGAGCTGGATGGAACATAATCCAATCGACCACGGCCATTGGCAGTGGCGGGTTATGGGGTAAGGGCTGGTTGCAAGGCACTCAGTCACAGCTCGAGTTTTTGCCGGAGCGGCATACGGATTTCATTATTGCCGTTCTTGGCGAAGAGTTTGGGTTGGTCGGTATGTTAGTGTTGCTGTGTCTGTATTTATTGATTGTGAGCCGCGGTTTGTGGATGGCAAGCGCAGCACAAGACACCTTTGGTCGCTTGGTCGCGGGCAGCATTATTTTAACGTTTTTTATCTACGTGTTTGTCAATATGGGGATGGTGAGCGGCATTCTACCCGTGGTGGGTGTGCCGCTGCCGTTGGTCAGTTTTGGTGGCACCTCAAGCGTGACCTTGTTAGCGGGTTTCGGTATTCTCATGTCGATACATGCTCACCGCCGGTTGCTGTCGCGCTAG
- the mrdA gene encoding penicillin-binding protein 2, with translation MLKRPNTLKNSEQELRIFRVRALLAVLVVFTLAGLLTSRLVYLQIVQHDMYSTRSENNRVRVEPLPPNRGLIYDRNGVLLAENRPTYNLTLVRERVDNLDETLALLVDLLELPEEEIEAFNVRSRQRQRPFQPALLTSDLSEEQIARLAVNRHRLPGVEIEAQPLRYYPDAEIMAHALGYVGRINAEEMETLDAGRYAGTHFIGKTGIERFYEEELHGQAGLRKVETNARGRVLRELGRTDPVPGANLTLTLDKSMQMLAYELLDGRRGSIVAIAPATGEILAMVSTPGFDSNQFVTGIDVASYRGLQEDLDLPLFNRAIRGHYPPGSTIKPFLALAGLVEGVITPDSTINDPGYFQLPNDSRRYRNWLRWGHGRVDMERSIAVSNNTYYYTLAHDLGIDNLHEQMSNFGFGQRVAHDVQGESTALMPSRDWKRGRFNQPWYPGETLSVGIGQGYWQVTPLQLASATATLANRGHWVKPRLARQIGDTPVPRDLPDTLDDIQLDNDSWWDRVFSGMEKVISGREGTARRTGVGLEYRMGGKSGTAQVFSLGQDQRYNADELAERLRDHALFMAFAPLEDPQIAVSVIVENAGGGSTHAAHLARAMTDAWLLEDDAPDVDEVREVLEEDNANVEGN, from the coding sequence ATGCTCAAGCGCCCCAACACGCTAAAAAACTCCGAGCAAGAACTGCGTATTTTTCGTGTTAGAGCGTTACTCGCGGTGTTAGTCGTTTTTACACTTGCAGGCTTGCTAACGAGTCGCTTGGTTTATTTACAGATCGTCCAGCATGATATGTACAGTACGCGCTCCGAAAACAACCGCGTGCGTGTCGAGCCGCTGCCGCCGAACCGCGGTTTGATCTATGACCGTAACGGGGTGCTGCTGGCTGAAAACCGTCCCACTTACAACCTGACGCTGGTTCGCGAGCGTGTCGATAATCTAGATGAAACCCTGGCGCTATTGGTCGACCTGCTTGAACTGCCTGAAGAAGAAATTGAGGCGTTCAATGTGCGCTCGCGCCAACGACAGCGGCCCTTCCAGCCCGCGCTACTCACCAGTGATCTAAGTGAAGAGCAAATTGCCCGCCTAGCGGTTAATCGTCACCGCCTGCCTGGCGTTGAGATAGAGGCCCAGCCACTGCGTTACTACCCCGATGCTGAAATAATGGCGCACGCCTTGGGGTATGTGGGTCGTATTAACGCTGAAGAGATGGAAACGCTGGATGCGGGCCGTTACGCGGGGACTCATTTTATCGGTAAAACTGGTATTGAGCGTTTTTACGAAGAGGAATTGCACGGCCAAGCAGGCTTGCGCAAAGTAGAAACGAACGCCCGTGGGCGGGTATTGCGGGAGCTTGGCCGCACTGATCCGGTGCCGGGGGCGAATCTGACGTTAACGTTAGACAAGTCCATGCAGATGCTGGCCTATGAACTGCTGGATGGACGTCGCGGCTCTATCGTGGCCATCGCCCCGGCAACAGGCGAGATACTTGCAATGGTGTCGACCCCAGGGTTTGACAGTAACCAGTTTGTCACTGGGATTGATGTTGCTTCTTACCGCGGCTTGCAGGAAGACCTTGACCTACCGCTGTTTAATCGCGCTATTCGCGGACACTATCCACCAGGCTCTACGATCAAGCCTTTTCTTGCCCTGGCGGGCTTGGTGGAGGGCGTGATCACTCCAGACAGCACTATTAATGATCCCGGTTACTTTCAGTTACCCAATGATTCCCGTCGCTACCGTAACTGGCTGCGTTGGGGGCATGGCCGTGTCGATATGGAGCGCTCCATTGCGGTCTCTAATAACACTTATTACTACACCTTGGCCCACGACCTGGGTATCGATAATTTGCATGAGCAAATGAGTAATTTTGGCTTTGGTCAGCGCGTTGCTCACGACGTACAAGGGGAAAGCACTGCCTTGATGCCTTCGCGAGATTGGAAGCGCGGCCGCTTTAACCAGCCCTGGTACCCCGGTGAAACGCTTTCGGTGGGGATCGGGCAAGGCTATTGGCAGGTGACGCCTCTTCAGCTTGCCAGCGCTACGGCAACGTTGGCCAATCGCGGTCACTGGGTAAAGCCAAGGTTGGCCCGCCAGATTGGCGATACCCCTGTCCCAAGGGATCTACCAGATACGTTAGATGATATTCAACTCGACAACGATAGCTGGTGGGATCGCGTGTTCAGCGGTATGGAAAAAGTGATTAGTGGCCGTGAAGGCACCGCCCGCCGAACCGGTGTGGGCCTTGAGTACCGTATGGGCGGTAAATCAGGCACGGCACAAGTATTCTCGCTAGGGCAGGATCAGCGCTACAACGCCGATGAGCTGGCCGAGCGGCTACGTGATCACGCGCTGTTTATGGCTTTTGCGCCGTTGGAGGACCCCCAGATTGCCGTGTCTGTGATTGTTGAAAATGCTGGCGGTGGCAGTACCCATGCGGCTCACTTAGCACGCGCCATGACCGATGCCTGGTTACTTGAGGATGATGCCCCGGACGTAGATGAAGTGCGCGAAGTGTTAGAAGAAGATAATGCCAATGTGGAGGGTAACTAA
- a CDS encoding flavin prenyltransferase UbiX, whose amino-acid sequence MTDRADAAFKRPITVALTGASGAQYGLRLIDVLVAAGHEVWVMISKAAHMVIATETDIELPAQPQRLVEALSERSGARPGQIRCFGREDWMAPVASGSGAPSAMVVCPCSTGTLSAVATGASNNLIERAADVAIKERRTLVLVPRESPFSPIHLEHMLALSRLGVVILPAAPGFYHCPQSIDDLIDFIVARILNQLGIEHALVPRWGEVGDKDD is encoded by the coding sequence GTGACGGATAGAGCTGACGCAGCGTTCAAAAGGCCGATTACCGTGGCGCTCACCGGCGCATCGGGGGCTCAATACGGCTTGCGCTTGATCGATGTTTTAGTCGCCGCAGGTCATGAAGTATGGGTCATGATTTCGAAAGCCGCGCACATGGTGATTGCCACGGAAACCGATATTGAGTTGCCCGCCCAGCCACAGCGCTTAGTCGAGGCGCTGAGTGAGCGCAGCGGGGCGCGGCCCGGACAGATTCGCTGCTTTGGCCGCGAAGACTGGATGGCGCCGGTGGCGTCAGGCTCAGGTGCGCCGTCTGCCATGGTGGTGTGCCCGTGTTCAACCGGGACGCTTTCAGCCGTTGCAACGGGCGCGAGCAATAACCTGATTGAGCGGGCGGCGGATGTGGCGATTAAAGAGCGCAGAACGCTGGTGTTGGTGCCGCGGGAAAGCCCGTTTTCACCGATTCACTTGGAGCACATGCTGGCATTGAGCCGCTTGGGCGTGGTCATCTTACCGGCAGCCCCAGGTTTTTATCACTGCCCGCAAAGCATTGATGATCTGATTGATTTTATTGTGGCGCGTATCCTCAACCAGTTAGGTATCGAGCATGCGCTGGTGCCTCGTTGGGGTGAGGTCGGAGATAAGGATGACTGA
- a CDS encoding glutamate-5-semialdehyde dehydrogenase translates to MSASTLFRDEADQHLSAGNVPAYMQALGQAARRAACELRRADSGLKNRALMAMAYRLAEARGQILDANAEDLQRGRQNGLESALLDRLALNDARIDAMIEGLHQVAGLPDPVGEVSDMRYRPSGIQVGKMRVPLGVIGIIYESRPNVTLEAASLCLKSGNACILRGGSEASQSNAAISACIQAGLADVGLPAGSVQVVATTDRAAVGAMISMPEYVDVIIPRGGKSLIERISRDARVPVIKHLDGVCHVYIDTTADPAKALAIAVNAKTHRYGTCNTMETLLVDAPIADLLLPELARAYAEYEVELRGCQRTQALLPQAAAAEEADWYAEYLAPVLAIKVVDGIDEAIAHIEHYGSHHTDAIVTQDYSLARRFMAEVDSSSVIVNASTRFADGFEYGLGAEIGISTDKLHARGPVGLEGLTTQKYVVFGDGQVRQ, encoded by the coding sequence ATGAGCGCTTCAACACTGTTCCGAGACGAGGCCGATCAGCACTTATCTGCTGGGAATGTGCCAGCCTATATGCAGGCCTTGGGGCAGGCGGCGCGGCGTGCGGCCTGCGAACTGCGCCGGGCGGATTCAGGGTTGAAAAACCGTGCTCTGATGGCCATGGCGTACCGGTTGGCAGAAGCGCGTGGTCAGATACTAGATGCCAATGCTGAGGATTTACAGCGTGGCCGTCAGAATGGTCTGGAGAGCGCGCTGCTAGACCGTTTAGCCCTAAATGATGCACGTATCGACGCCATGATTGAAGGGCTGCATCAGGTAGCGGGCTTGCCCGACCCGGTGGGCGAAGTTAGCGATATGCGCTATCGGCCTAGCGGTATCCAAGTGGGCAAAATGCGCGTGCCGCTGGGCGTTATTGGGATTATTTACGAGTCAAGACCGAATGTGACACTGGAAGCCGCAAGCCTCTGTTTGAAATCGGGCAACGCCTGTATTTTGCGTGGCGGGTCGGAAGCCAGTCAATCAAATGCCGCCATTAGCGCCTGTATTCAAGCAGGATTAGCTGATGTGGGGCTACCAGCTGGAAGCGTACAGGTGGTCGCAACCACTGATCGTGCGGCGGTGGGAGCAATGATCAGCATGCCGGAATATGTTGATGTGATTATACCGCGCGGTGGCAAGTCGCTGATTGAGCGTATCAGTCGTGATGCACGCGTACCGGTCATCAAGCACTTAGACGGCGTTTGCCATGTGTACATCGATACCACCGCAGACCCCGCCAAAGCGTTAGCCATAGCCGTTAATGCGAAAACCCATCGCTACGGCACCTGTAATACCATGGAAACGTTGCTGGTAGATGCGCCGATTGCTGACCTGCTACTGCCGGAGTTGGCTCGCGCTTATGCCGAATACGAGGTCGAACTGCGTGGTTGTCAGCGCACACAGGCACTGTTGCCCCAGGCCGCAGCAGCCGAAGAAGCAGATTGGTATGCCGAGTACTTGGCCCCCGTGCTGGCCATCAAGGTAGTCGATGGTATTGATGAGGCGATTGCTCACATTGAGCACTACGGCTCTCACCATACTGATGCGATTGTCACCCAGGATTACTCACTCGCCCGCCGCTTTATGGCGGAAGTCGATTCCAGCTCGGTGATTGTGAATGCCTCTACCCGCTTTGCAGATGGATTTGAGTACGGGTTGGGCGCCGAGATTGGGATTTCCACCGATAAACTTCATGCCCGTGGGCCGGTTGGGTTAGAGGGCCTAACCACCCAGAAATACGTGGTGTTCGGTGACGGCCAGGTGCGTCAATAG
- a CDS encoding diguanylate cyclase domain-containing protein yields the protein MIEHHIPKRLMTLAYTASVALMAGYAMWLYAMGDYRDLLIPTFMTMLLTSALLMHIGQGVKSYLPRIILLCGTYSVVLGAFYYQPQVSPIWLGLPITAAFVLLPLWAALLINIVVGPLWWLLPSVASAPPAIIVGYAALTLLLALPRWEHARRQALLRATDPNDSDCNAYHIDTLKERLHSEFQRAAMLNQQLAVLVLHLPQLDMAEEQFGHRAQSAMLGALCGEVNSRCRDHDVLGRADSATFWLVLPDTSESGALLVRERLQRALSQRVLVETGQLEARIAACLPCQTESFEHYIKRLETRGAALANV from the coding sequence ATGATTGAGCACCACATTCCCAAGCGGCTGATGACGCTCGCCTATACCGCCAGCGTCGCGCTGATGGCGGGCTACGCGATGTGGCTTTACGCCATGGGAGATTACCGCGACCTGTTAATCCCCACCTTTATGACCATGCTGCTTACGTCAGCTCTACTAATGCATATCGGGCAAGGGGTTAAAAGCTACCTACCGCGCATTATTCTACTGTGCGGCACTTACTCTGTAGTGTTGGGCGCTTTCTACTATCAGCCTCAGGTATCGCCTATTTGGCTAGGCCTGCCCATTACCGCGGCTTTTGTACTGCTACCGCTATGGGCCGCATTACTGATCAATATCGTCGTTGGGCCATTGTGGTGGCTGCTCCCCTCGGTCGCCTCTGCGCCACCGGCCATTATCGTGGGCTATGCTGCCCTAACGCTGTTGCTAGCACTGCCCCGCTGGGAACACGCCCGTCGCCAGGCGCTCCTGCGTGCCACTGACCCAAATGACAGCGACTGCAATGCATACCATATTGATACGCTAAAAGAGCGCTTACACAGCGAGTTCCAACGTGCTGCCATGCTCAATCAGCAACTGGCTGTGCTGGTTTTGCATTTGCCGCAGCTGGATATGGCAGAAGAGCAGTTTGGACATCGTGCGCAATCGGCAATGCTGGGGGCGCTGTGCGGTGAGGTGAATAGCCGTTGTCGCGATCATGACGTGCTTGGCCGCGCGGACAGCGCCACTTTTTGGCTTGTTCTACCTGACACTAGTGAAAGCGGCGCTCTGTTAGTGCGCGAGCGCTTGCAAAGAGCACTCTCACAGCGCGTATTAGTAGAAACCGGCCAATTAGAAGCGCGAATAGCGGCCTGCTTACCCTGCCAAACAGAGTCCTTTGAACATTACATCAAGCGCCTGGAAACACGCGGCGCGGCCCTCGCCAACGTCTAG
- the nadD gene encoding nicotinate-nucleotide adenylyltransferase: protein MSHTEQRIGMLGGTFDPVHLGHLRSAVELHEALSLDRLHMIPAQQPPLRGRPQVSAKQRLALLAAGIGDTPGLVADDRELRRGGPSFSADTLAELRAEVGDQARLVMAIGFDAFLRLTQWHQPERLFELAHLVVIARPGYSYQLPASLMELVEHRRVDSVEALMQFPCGGYLPLELPSLMAISATYIRERLEAGKSVRYLLPDPVERAIEQGGLYRQRE, encoded by the coding sequence ATGAGTCATACGGAGCAACGTATCGGCATGTTGGGCGGCACCTTTGATCCTGTTCATTTGGGTCACTTGCGCAGCGCAGTAGAGTTGCATGAGGCGCTGTCGCTGGATCGGCTACACATGATCCCCGCTCAACAGCCGCCGCTACGTGGGCGCCCTCAAGTCTCGGCAAAACAGAGGTTGGCGCTATTAGCCGCGGGTATCGGTGACACCCCGGGACTGGTCGCCGATGACCGCGAGCTGCGGCGTGGTGGCCCCTCCTTCAGCGCCGACACGCTGGCCGAGCTGCGCGCCGAGGTTGGTGACCAGGCACGTTTGGTGATGGCGATTGGTTTTGATGCTTTTCTACGGCTCACCCAGTGGCACCAGCCAGAGCGATTGTTTGAGCTTGCTCACCTGGTGGTGATTGCCAGGCCAGGCTATAGCTATCAGCTCCCGGCATCATTAATGGAACTGGTGGAACATCGCAGAGTCGATAGCGTAGAAGCATTGATGCAGTTCCCCTGTGGTGGCTATCTGCCGCTGGAATTGCCATCGCTAATGGCTATCTCAGCGACGTATATACGCGAGCGCTTGGAAGCAGGGAAAAGCGTACGCTATTTGCTGCCAGACCCTGTTGAACGAGCCATTGAGCAGGGCGGTCTTTATCGACAGCGCGAATAG
- a CDS encoding LysE family translocator produces the protein MMSWATLSVFVPTFLFVSLTPGMCMTLAMVLGMTQGVKRTLWMMIGELLGVGFVAAAAGAGVAALMLRQPDLFVLFKWVGGAYLGYLGIMMWRSRGRMAIPSELDAGPPASRLQLAMQGFVTAVANPKGWAFFMVLLPPFLDSSRPLPGQLSLLIAVILTIEFASMLVYATGGKTLRNVLGKSGNVRLLNRIAGTLMIGVGLWLALG, from the coding sequence ATGATGTCGTGGGCCACGCTGTCGGTTTTTGTACCAACGTTTCTGTTTGTTTCGCTGACCCCCGGTATGTGCATGACCCTCGCCATGGTACTGGGGATGACCCAAGGCGTTAAACGTACGCTGTGGATGATGATAGGCGAGCTGCTGGGCGTTGGCTTTGTGGCTGCCGCCGCAGGCGCGGGTGTGGCTGCATTGATGCTGCGTCAGCCAGATCTGTTTGTGCTGTTTAAGTGGGTGGGTGGCGCTTACCTGGGTTATTTGGGCATCATGATGTGGCGCTCACGTGGGCGCATGGCGATCCCCAGTGAGCTAGATGCGGGTCCGCCTGCAAGCCGCCTACAGTTAGCTATGCAAGGCTTTGTTACCGCAGTGGCAAATCCCAAGGGGTGGGCGTTTTTTATGGTGTTACTGCCGCCCTTTTTGGATAGTAGCCGTCCATTGCCGGGGCAGCTCAGCCTGCTGATCGCGGTAATTTTGACCATTGAGTTTGCCAGCATGCTGGTTTACGCCACTGGCGGCAAAACGCTACGCAATGTGCTTGGTAAAAGCGGCAATGTGCGATTGCTTAACCGCATCGCCGGAACACTGATGATTGGGGTCGGCCTGTGGCTCGCCCTTGGTTAA
- the rsfS gene encoding ribosome silencing factor: MHIDTLKNLAVDALEELKARDITQLDVAKLTEVTDLMLIASGTSTRHVAALAQNVVEKAKAAGLGPLGVEGGDNADWVLVDLGDVVVHVMMPEARILYDLERLWADLPSDSGAIGESLERFQERAGMS, translated from the coding sequence ATGCACATCGATACATTGAAAAATCTAGCGGTTGACGCGCTAGAAGAACTGAAAGCACGTGACATTACGCAGTTGGATGTTGCCAAACTAACCGAGGTTACCGACCTCATGCTAATTGCCAGTGGCACTTCGACACGCCATGTGGCTGCGCTGGCGCAAAACGTCGTGGAAAAAGCCAAGGCAGCAGGGCTTGGGCCGTTGGGCGTTGAAGGTGGCGATAACGCAGACTGGGTGCTGGTCGACCTGGGTGATGTTGTTGTCCATGTAATGATGCCAGAGGCACGTATCCTTTATGACTTAGAGCGACTGTGGGCCGATCTGCCAAGTGATTCGGGGGCTATTGGCGAGTCCCTTGAGCGCTTCCAAGAGCGAGCCGGCATGTCATGA
- the rlmH gene encoding 23S rRNA (pseudouridine(1915)-N(3))-methyltransferase RlmH, with amino-acid sequence MRIRLLAVGSKMPGWVEEGVDTYRKRLPRDFNLEIEEIALGQRGKNADIGKARAQEAQRIRDKLRGDEYVVALEVKGKPWTTEQLAQEADAWRMAGRDIVLLVGGPDGLEPSLSAMADKKWSISPLTLPHPLVRIMLAEQLYRAWTLLIGHPYHR; translated from the coding sequence ATGAGGATCCGGCTGTTGGCGGTGGGAAGCAAAATGCCTGGATGGGTAGAAGAGGGCGTTGACACTTACCGCAAGCGGCTACCGAGAGATTTTAATCTCGAGATAGAGGAAATTGCCCTCGGTCAGCGTGGAAAAAACGCGGATATTGGCAAAGCGCGCGCCCAGGAGGCGCAGCGAATCCGCGACAAGCTGCGTGGCGATGAATACGTGGTAGCACTGGAAGTCAAAGGTAAGCCTTGGACCACCGAACAGCTGGCACAAGAAGCCGACGCTTGGCGCATGGCCGGGCGCGATATTGTCTTGCTTGTGGGTGGGCCAGATGGCCTTGAGCCCTCGCTATCTGCAATGGCAGATAAAAAGTGGTCAATCTCCCCGCTGACGCTACCTCACCCGCTGGTGCGGATTATGCTGGCCGAGCAGCTCTACCGTGCCTGGACATTGTTGATAGGTCACCCTTATCACCGCTAA